In the Chromatiaceae bacterium genome, one interval contains:
- the recG gene encoding ATP-dependent DNA helicase RecG, with translation MPVHSRTLAATPVTALKGVGPKNAERLHRLGIESVQDLLFHLPTRYQDRTRIVPIGSLRPGDQAVIQGQVELAEVRYGRRRALLVRLADGSGGIILRFFHFSAAQQANMARGSWLRCFGEVRNGPNSYELVHPEVQRVAEDEPVAAAASLTPIYPTTEGMHQLSWRDLTERALALLGQGGLDELLPPAVLDALRLPSLADAVRLLHRPPPEHAERLLSDGGHPAQRRLAFEELLAHQLSMRTLRQRQRRHRAPVLARDGELQRALLARLPFTLTAAQRRVFAQIGADLAQAQPAMRLVQGDVGSGKTVVAALAALSAVEAGCQVALMAPTELLAEQHLGSFESWLDPLGVRIGWLSGRHKGRRRESTLAALASGELQVVVGTHALFQEDVRFDRLGLVIVDEQHRFGVHQRLALREKGGGVEVPHQLVMTATPIPRTLAMTAYADLDLSVIDELPPGRRPVSTVVVNDRRRDQVVERVAAACRDGRQSYWVCTLIEESEALQAQAAADTAAALAEALEGIRVGLVHGRLKAAEKADVMAAFKAGEIDLLVATTVIEVGVDVPNASLMVIENAERLGLSQLHQLRGRVGRGSQQSHCVLLYHPPLGGVAQERLAVMRTTDDGFEIARRDLEIRGPGELLGTRQTGEMQFRVADLLRDQDLVPQVQALADELIAQYPERVAPLIQRWVGRREQYADV, from the coding sequence GTGCCTGTACACAGCCGAACGCTCGCCGCCACGCCTGTCACCGCGCTGAAGGGGGTGGGTCCGAAGAACGCCGAGCGCCTGCATCGGCTGGGGATCGAGAGTGTCCAGGATCTGCTGTTCCATCTGCCGACGCGCTATCAGGACCGCACCCGCATCGTGCCGATCGGCAGTCTGCGCCCGGGCGATCAGGCGGTCATCCAGGGGCAGGTCGAACTGGCCGAGGTCCGGTACGGCCGCCGGCGGGCGCTGCTGGTGCGCCTGGCCGACGGCAGCGGCGGCATCATCCTGCGGTTTTTTCATTTCAGCGCTGCGCAGCAGGCGAACATGGCGCGCGGCAGCTGGCTGCGCTGTTTCGGCGAAGTGCGCAACGGGCCGAACAGCTACGAGCTGGTCCACCCGGAGGTGCAGCGTGTTGCCGAGGACGAGCCGGTCGCCGCGGCCGCGTCACTGACCCCGATCTATCCAACCACCGAAGGCATGCACCAGCTCAGTTGGCGCGACCTGACCGAGCGCGCACTGGCGCTGCTCGGACAGGGCGGGCTCGACGAATTGCTGCCGCCGGCGGTCCTCGATGCGCTGCGTCTGCCGTCGCTGGCCGATGCGGTCCGCCTGCTGCACCGACCGCCGCCAGAACATGCCGAGCGCCTGCTGTCGGACGGTGGACATCCCGCCCAGCGCCGCCTGGCCTTCGAGGAATTGCTCGCGCACCAGCTCAGCATGCGCACCCTGCGCCAGCGGCAACGGCGACACCGGGCACCGGTGTTGGCCAGGGATGGTGAGCTGCAGCGGGCATTGCTCGCCCGGTTGCCGTTCACACTCACCGCGGCGCAGCGCCGCGTGTTTGCACAGATCGGCGCGGACCTCGCGCAGGCGCAACCCGCGATGCGCTTGGTGCAGGGCGACGTCGGCTCCGGCAAGACCGTGGTCGCCGCATTGGCGGCGCTGAGCGCGGTCGAGGCTGGCTGCCAGGTCGCACTGATGGCACCCACCGAACTGCTGGCCGAACAGCACCTGGGCAGTTTCGAATCCTGGCTCGATCCGCTTGGCGTACGCATCGGTTGGTTGAGTGGGCGGCACAAGGGGCGCCGCCGGGAGTCCACGTTGGCGGCGCTGGCGAGCGGCGAGCTGCAGGTCGTCGTCGGGACGCACGCGCTGTTCCAGGAGGATGTCCGGTTCGATCGACTGGGTCTGGTGATCGTCGACGAACAGCATCGTTTCGGAGTCCATCAGCGGCTCGCATTGCGCGAGAAGGGCGGCGGTGTCGAGGTGCCTCACCAGCTGGTGATGACCGCGACCCCGATCCCGCGCACCCTGGCGATGACGGCCTATGCGGATCTCGACCTTTCGGTGATCGACGAACTGCCGCCCGGGCGGCGGCCGGTCTCGACCGTGGTGGTCAACGACCGCCGCCGCGACCAGGTGGTCGAACGCGTCGCAGCGGCGTGCCGCGACGGTCGCCAGTCCTATTGGGTATGTACCCTGATCGAGGAGTCCGAGGCGCTGCAGGCGCAGGCCGCGGCGGACACGGCAGCCGCACTCGCGGAGGCACTCGAGGGTATTCGGGTCGGCTTGGTCCACGGTCGTCTGAAGGCGGCCGAAAAGGCGGACGTGATGGCGGCGTTCAAGGCGGGCGAGATCGATCTGCTGGTCGCGACCACGGTGATCGAGGTCGGTGTCGATGTGCCCAATGCCAGTCTCATGGTGATCGAGAACGCCGAGCGCCTGGGTCTTTCGCAGTTGCACCAGCTGCGCGGCCGGGTGGGGCGCGGTTCGCAGCAGAGCCACTGCGTGCTGCTCTACCATCCCCCGCTCGGTGGCGTCGCCCAGGAGCGTCTCGCAGTCATGCGCACGACCGACGACGGTTTCGAGATCGCCCGGCGCGACCTGGAGATCCGCGGGCCGGGCGAGCTGCTCGGTACCCGGCAGACCGGCGAAATGCAGTTTCGGGTCGCCGATCTGTTGCGCGACCAGGACCTGGTGCCGCAGGTGCAGGCACTCGCCGACGAGCTGATCGCGCAGTATC
- a CDS encoding ABC transporter ATP-binding protein has product MNAPVIEVSELHKTYVLDGVEVKALRGIDLVVEAGEFVAVMGPSGSGKSTLMNILGCLDLPDSGRYLLQGHDVTQLHADQLAALRNREIGFVFQNFNLLPRTSALENVETPLVYAGIGHAERTRRATEMLRQMGLEDRLASLPSQLSGGQQQRVAIARALVTRPALLLADEPTGNLDTATSAEIISLLEKLNRDEGVTVVLITHEPEVAERARRTLVVRDGRLQEERG; this is encoded by the coding sequence ATGAACGCACCCGTCATCGAGGTCAGCGAGCTCCACAAGACCTACGTACTCGACGGCGTAGAGGTCAAGGCGCTGCGCGGCATCGACCTGGTGGTCGAAGCCGGCGAGTTCGTCGCCGTGATGGGTCCGTCCGGATCCGGCAAATCGACGTTGATGAACATCCTGGGTTGTCTCGACCTGCCGGACAGCGGGCGATACCTGCTACAGGGGCACGACGTCACGCAGCTGCATGCCGACCAGCTCGCGGCCTTGCGCAATCGCGAGATCGGCTTCGTGTTCCAGAATTTCAACCTGCTGCCGCGTACCAGTGCGCTGGAAAACGTCGAGACGCCGCTGGTGTACGCCGGAATCGGCCATGCCGAGCGGACACGTCGCGCGACCGAGATGCTTCGCCAGATGGGACTGGAAGACCGTCTCGCGAGCCTGCCGAGCCAGCTGTCCGGCGGACAGCAGCAGCGCGTGGCCATCGCGCGCGCGCTGGTCACCCGGCCTGCGCTTTTATTGGCGGACGAGCCGACCGGCAACCTCGATACCGCGACGAGCGCGGAGATCATATCGCTGCTGGAGAAGCTGAACCGTGACGAAGGCGTTACCGTCGTGTTGATCACGCACGAGCCCGAAGTCGCAGAACGCGCCCGGCGAACGCTCGTCGTACGCGACGGCCGCCTGCAGGAGGAGCGCGGGTGA
- a CDS encoding efflux RND transporter periplasmic adaptor subunit codes for MNIVLVIAAAAALAVATGTWWLSRSTEVVPTPDYTSVEIKRGDITATVSATGTLNPMKTVQVGSQVSGAVQHLYADFNDRVEKGQAIAQIDPALFHAKLAEAQADVASAKAGLEKAAVGVRDTQRELDRQKQLFGKKLVAENILDAARFAHESAQVERQLRQAAVAQAEAVLKREEVNLAYTTIYAPIDGVVISRDVDVGQTVAASLQAPTLFTIANDLTHMQVDAEVDEAFIGQVQEGQAVSFTVFAYPGERFDGRVVQVRLQPKVESGVVKYNTVIEVDNTAGLLKPGMTANVSIQVEQRSDVLQVPGSTLRFVPDWPAAELAALRRSLAPGEQLLWVAEGKRLRPVKVSSGVIGDRMVEVQSDELKEGMLVATPEKRETARKRRFGISFF; via the coding sequence ATGAACATCGTTCTTGTCATCGCTGCGGCGGCCGCGCTCGCCGTGGCAACGGGCACCTGGTGGCTATCGCGTTCCACCGAAGTAGTGCCGACACCGGACTACACCTCGGTTGAGATCAAACGCGGCGACATCACCGCCACCGTATCGGCCACGGGCACCCTCAATCCGATGAAGACCGTTCAGGTGGGCAGCCAGGTGTCGGGGGCGGTGCAGCACCTGTACGCGGATTTCAATGATCGCGTCGAAAAGGGCCAAGCGATCGCGCAGATCGACCCCGCCCTGTTTCACGCCAAGCTGGCCGAGGCCCAGGCCGACGTCGCCAGTGCGAAGGCCGGTCTCGAAAAAGCCGCGGTCGGTGTCCGTGACACGCAGCGTGAGTTGGACCGCCAGAAGCAGTTGTTTGGAAAGAAGCTGGTGGCCGAGAACATTCTGGATGCCGCGCGCTTTGCGCACGAGTCCGCACAGGTCGAGCGCCAGCTCAGGCAGGCGGCCGTGGCACAGGCCGAGGCCGTGCTGAAGCGTGAGGAGGTCAACCTCGCGTACACCACGATCTATGCGCCGATCGACGGTGTCGTAATCTCACGCGATGTCGACGTCGGCCAGACGGTCGCCGCAAGTCTGCAAGCCCCTACACTGTTCACCATCGCGAACGACCTGACCCATATGCAGGTCGATGCCGAGGTGGACGAGGCCTTTATCGGTCAGGTCCAGGAAGGCCAGGCCGTCAGTTTCACGGTGTTCGCCTATCCGGGCGAACGTTTCGACGGACGCGTGGTGCAGGTACGCCTGCAGCCGAAGGTCGAATCGGGGGTCGTGAAATACAACACCGTGATCGAGGTGGACAACACCGCGGGACTGTTGAAACCGGGGATGACCGCCAACGTCTCTATCCAGGTGGAACAACGCAGCGACGTGCTGCAGGTGCCCGGCTCCACGCTGCGGTTCGTCCCCGACTGGCCCGCGGCCGAACTCGCCGCACTGCGCCGCAGTCTCGCGCCCGGCGAACAGCTTCTATGGGTTGCCGAGGGCAAGCGCCTGCGCCCCGTCAAGGTCAGCTCGGGCGTCATCGGCGACCGCATGGTCGAAGTACAGAGTGACGAGCTCAAAGAAGGGATGCTGGTCGCGACGCCGGAGAAACGCGAGACCGCGCGCAAGCGGCGTTTCGGTATCAGCTTCTTTTGA